The sequence ATGAAAAAGCTGTGGACGCGCCACATGCTTTTTCTAGTTTGAACTTGCTTGTGTCAATTTACTATTGACGTGTTCTTCTACATTTTTATTGTGTTCTTCGTATGTCTTAGCGAAGAAGACTTCACCATTTTCGACATTTGCAACAAAATACAAGTAGTCTGTCTTACTTGGGTTCACCGCCGCTTCGATCGCTGATACTCCAGGGTTATCCACTGGACCAGGCATCAAACCGGTATTCTTATAAATATTATAAGGTGAATCCAGCTCTGTATCGATCGTTGCATCTTCTTTCAAGGTCGTCTTTTGACCAAGCTTCCCTTCGGCATAAAGAATTGCAATATTACTTTGCAAAGGCATGTCTTGGTTCAAACGGTTATAGAAGACACTTGCGATATCTTTGCGGTCTTGATCCGTCGCCCCTTCTTTTTCAACCAAGGAAGCAAGGGTCAATACTTCGTTTACATTGATGTTCTTGCTCTCAAGTGTTTCATAATACGGGGTTAAGTTTTGATCCATGGCCGCCAGCATCTGATCGATCATTTCTTTCACTGTGGTATCTTTCCCATAGTTATAAGTTGCTGGGAAAAGATAACCTTCCAAACGGTAGCGAACACCAGAATCCTTACTTGGCAGGTTAGCCAAGAGCTTAGGATATTTGGCCACCATCTTCTCAATAAAGGCATCATCCTGGACAGCCTTCAAGAAATCTTCTTTCTTAAATGGAGTCTTTCCTGCCTTCTTACTAGAGACATCTGCTGTGATAGCCGTCGCAATCTGATCAATGGTATAGCCTTCTGGAATCGTCACCTTTCCAAGAACTGGAGCCTGAGGAGTTTTGGTCCCCTCTTCCTGCAGTTTTTGGATAATGGTTTCTAGATCCATGCTCTTTTGAAGGTTGAAATAACCGGATTTAAAATTGCTATAGTTCTTGAATTTGGTATAGTAGTTAAAGAACTGACCATTTTTCACGAGTCCTTTTTTCTCAAGGATCGCGCCAATCTCACGATTACTTGAACCTGCTGGAATCTCAACCGTCACGAATTCTGTTGCATTTTTATCCATTGGCTTGACAGCTGAGTGGATATAGGTCACTGCAAAGATCCCTGTAGCCACGATCACAACCAGCAAAAGGCTGACCACTGTCCGCACAATTCGTTTAGCGATTTTATTTTGTTTCTTTTGTTTTTGTTGGCGCTGGTTACGAGAAGAGCGCGATAAGCTTTCCTCTACCGGTTCCTGACTTGGTTCTTTTATAAAAGGCTTTGTGGACTCACTCTTTTCTTCTACAATAGGAGTCGCCTTTTCTGGCTCCACTGGTATTTCTGTGGAAGCCACAACAGCTTCTTCTTTTGGAGGTGGTGTTGCTTCTTCCTCCTCTTTCAGTGAAGAAGGGGTTTCAATGCTTCGATCAGGTAGATCATACTCTTTTTCGATCTTTAGAAGTTGCTCATTTGCCTCTTCTAAGTCTCTGAGGATCTGCTCTTTGAAGCTTAATAACTTCTCACTGTCTTGTGATTTATCAGTCAAATAATTGACCTCCCTCATCATAATCCTTAATATTATATCTTAAAAGATTTAGAAAAGCAATACAAATCGCCCTTCTTCTTCAAAATACCTATTTAATCAAGGTTTTCATTTCCCCAGACCAGATTGTGCCAAACTTCACCCGCATATTGGGATTTCGAAAGACCTTCATTGGTGAATCCTTGCTTCTCGTAATAAGGAATCAAATAATCATGACAGGTTAGATTGATCCCTTGACGATGATCTTTCACCGCAATCTCTTTCATCGCCTCAAGCAAGAGGGTTCCAACCCCTAGCCCTTGGGCTTCTTTGGCAATGGATAGACTCGTAATGGAAATAAAACCCTGTTCTAGATGGCTTAGATCTTCAACCTCTGAAAAAGAGGAATCGATCAAATAGCGCTCCGGTCTAACAGGTCCTTCTAAATACCCTAAAATCTGACCTTGGCACTCTGCTACAAGAAAAGTCGCTTGAATCTTTTCGATATGATCTCTTAAAATCTCACGCGCAATCGCTTCTTCTTCTGAGAAATTCTCAAGCTCAATGCGCTCGATAGCATCCAAATCCTGCAGCTCTGCTTGTCTAATGTGAATTTTTTCTTTCATCATTTACTCTTTCTATCGTTCCCAAACCATATGGACACCTCGATCAGACTCAGCTTCATCTCGAAATCCTTGCTGGGCAAAGTAAGAAAGTAAGTTTTCTGAACAATCGATCCAAATAGCTTTCTTTTCCTTTTGAACAGCTAGATCCTTTAAAGCAGCGATCAGAATAGCACCATATCCTTGACCTTGAAAAGTTGGCCTCACTGCTAATCGCAATACGATGAGGTCCCCCTTTAAATGATGGTCTTCTGTCGCCAACAAGTAAGCCACAGTATCGCCACCTTGCTCTGCAAGCAAAGAAATGGCTTCCTTCGAACCTAGCGCTTCCTCAAGAGTGGCCCTGTGCTCCTTTCCTTCATTGTCATGAAGTTCTTCTTCTAGCAATAACAGCTGTTCTTGATCAGCCGGGGTGATTTGTCGAATCATCATCCTGCTCTCCTCATTTCATGATTCTTCAGCGGACAGATAAATTTGAGTCTGGAACCAATCGATTCCAGACTCAATCATCTCTTTATTGTACACTATGTGTCAAACTAGATAATAAACGCTCAAATGAGTATTCATAGGTTTGAATATCTCCAGCTCCCATAAAGACATAGACCGCATTGTCATGGTCAAGAAGAGGAGAAACATTCTCAGCTGTAATAATCGCTGAACGTTTGACAATTTTTGCTTCCAAATCTTCAACCTTCACATCTCCGTGATCGACTTCCCGTGCAGAACCATAGATCTGTGCCAAGTAAACAGCATCTGCTTGATTCAACGCTTCAGCAAATTCATCTAAGAGGGCAATGGTCCGTGTAAAGGTGTGTGGTTGGAAAATGGCTACGATTTCTTTACTTGGATATTTTTGACGAGCCGCATCCAAGGTAGCAATAATTTCTGTTGGATGATGCGCAAAGTCATCGATGATCACTGTTCCGTTAACCACTTTTTCAGTAAAGCGGCGTTTCACTCCAGCAAAAGTCTTCAAATGCTCGCGGACCAAATTTAAGTCAAATCCTGCAATATGAAGCAAGCCAATAACTGCTGTAGCATTCATGATGTTGTGGCGACCAAAAGTTGGGATATGGAATTGCCCCAAGTCTTCTCCACGGAAATGAACATTGAAGGTTGACCCAGTCGTTGAACGAAGCAAATTGCTTGCTACAAAATCATTATTCTCTTTGTCAAAACCATAGTAATAAATTGGTGCAGATGAGGTAATCCGACGCAATTCTTTGTCTTCCCCGTAGATGAAAAGTCCCTTACTGATTTGTTTAGCATAATCGTTAAAGGCATTAAAGACATCTTCTAAACTTGTGAAATAGTCTGGATGGTCGAAGTCAATATTGGTGATGATACTGTATTCAGGATGATAAGGCATAAAGTGGCGTTCATACTCATCTGATTCAAAAACAAAGTATTTAGCTGCAGCAGAGCCACGACCTGTCCCATCACCAATCAAATAACTGGTATCGGTGATATTTGATAAGACGTGAGAAAGCATCCCTGTTGTTGAGGTTTTTCCGTGTGCTCCGGCAACCCCCATGCTGACGAAGTCACGCATAAATTCACCAAGAAATTCATGGTATCGTTTATAGGTTAGGCCGTGCTCATCTGCATAAGCGATTTCCACATTGTTATCTGGACGGAAAGCATTCCCAGCAATGAGGATTTTGTCCCCTTCTAAATTTTTCACATCAAATGGATAAATTTTAATTCCTGCTTGTTCCAAGCCACGTTGCGTAAAGTAATACTTTTCAACATCTGACCCCTGAACTGTATGTCCCATTTGGTGAAGCATGAGAGCTAAAGCACTCATCCCTGCTCCTTTAATTCCAATAAAATGGTATGTGTTAGACATGTTTTCTCCTTATTCTTGATCTAGATGGGTTAAATCCAATTCTTGCTTGATCGGCTGTGGTTTCAACTTGTGCTGATCGTTATTG comes from Streptococcus parasanguinis ATCC 15912 and encodes:
- the mltG gene encoding endolytic transglycosylase MltG, yielding MLRIMMREVNYLTDKSQDSEKLLSFKEQILRDLEEANEQLLKIEKEYDLPDRSIETPSSLKEEEEATPPPKEEAVVASTEIPVEPEKATPIVEEKSESTKPFIKEPSQEPVEESLSRSSRNQRQQKQKKQNKIAKRIVRTVVSLLLVVIVATGIFAVTYIHSAVKPMDKNATEFVTVEIPAGSSNREIGAILEKKGLVKNGQFFNYYTKFKNYSNFKSGYFNLQKSMDLETIIQKLQEEGTKTPQAPVLGKVTIPEGYTIDQIATAITADVSSKKAGKTPFKKEDFLKAVQDDAFIEKMVAKYPKLLANLPSKDSGVRYRLEGYLFPATYNYGKDTTVKEMIDQMLAAMDQNLTPYYETLESKNINVNEVLTLASLVEKEGATDQDRKDIASVFYNRLNQDMPLQSNIAILYAEGKLGQKTTLKEDATIDTELDSPYNIYKNTGLMPGPVDNPGVSAIEAAVNPSKTDYLYFVANVENGEVFFAKTYEEHNKNVEEHVNSKLTQASSN
- a CDS encoding GNAT family N-acetyltransferase, with product MKEKIHIRQAELQDLDAIERIELENFSEEEAIAREILRDHIEKIQATFLVAECQGQILGYLEGPVRPERYLIDSSFSEVEDLSHLEQGFISITSLSIAKEAQGLGVGTLLLEAMKEIAVKDHRQGINLTCHDYLIPYYEKQGFTNEGLSKSQYAGEVWHNLVWGNENLD
- a CDS encoding GNAT family N-acetyltransferase, with translation MMIRQITPADQEQLLLLEEELHDNEGKEHRATLEEALGSKEAISLLAEQGGDTVAYLLATEDHHLKGDLIVLRLAVRPTFQGQGYGAILIAALKDLAVQKEKKAIWIDCSENLLSYFAQQGFRDEAESDRGVHMVWER
- the murC gene encoding UDP-N-acetylmuramate--L-alanine ligase, which codes for MSNTYHFIGIKGAGMSALALMLHQMGHTVQGSDVEKYYFTQRGLEQAGIKIYPFDVKNLEGDKILIAGNAFRPDNNVEIAYADEHGLTYKRYHEFLGEFMRDFVSMGVAGAHGKTSTTGMLSHVLSNITDTSYLIGDGTGRGSAAAKYFVFESDEYERHFMPYHPEYSIITNIDFDHPDYFTSLEDVFNAFNDYAKQISKGLFIYGEDKELRRITSSAPIYYYGFDKENNDFVASNLLRSTTGSTFNVHFRGEDLGQFHIPTFGRHNIMNATAVIGLLHIAGFDLNLVREHLKTFAGVKRRFTEKVVNGTVIIDDFAHHPTEIIATLDAARQKYPSKEIVAIFQPHTFTRTIALLDEFAEALNQADAVYLAQIYGSAREVDHGDVKVEDLEAKIVKRSAIITAENVSPLLDHDNAVYVFMGAGDIQTYEYSFERLLSSLTHSVQ